The Nitrospira sp. KM1 genome includes a window with the following:
- a CDS encoding choice-of-anchor X domain-containing protein — translation MTPYLGLGSLRGASFSEVLIAMALIPIALVGAMGAFHTAEQTIGEGVLANRALAMAESRIEAKRAAKWDLLLVDDLNYDGIHEIVMHDDGQEGDLQAADGVYSARKELDNVLLTWSVSPNRTGPQRLWGYVVLQAQAQFGKTDRRRAINVTTIRSNPSFVGQ, via the coding sequence ATGACACCCTATCTTGGACTTGGCTCTTTACGAGGAGCGAGTTTCTCAGAAGTCTTGATCGCCATGGCATTGATCCCGATCGCACTCGTTGGAGCCATGGGAGCGTTTCATACAGCGGAACAGACGATTGGAGAAGGAGTCCTAGCCAACCGTGCACTGGCTATGGCGGAGTCACGAATTGAGGCCAAGCGTGCTGCTAAGTGGGACCTGTTGTTGGTCGATGACCTGAATTATGATGGCATTCATGAAATTGTCATGCACGACGATGGCCAGGAAGGAGACCTCCAAGCTGCCGACGGTGTGTATTCAGCCAGAAAGGAATTAGACAACGTCTTACTCACATGGTCGGTCTCTCCGAACCGGACAGGCCCTCAACGTTTATGGGGCTATGTGGTACTTCAAGCACAAGCTCAATTTGGCAAAACAGATCGACGCAGAGCAATCAATGTCACCACTATCCGCTCGAACCCGTCCTTCGTAGGGCAATAA
- a CDS encoding GspH/FimT family pseudopilin, which translates to MQQLRTARDRLGSKMKTRQQSPPFGGTLTELMTVLVIIGILVAIAMPSYNRMLIRMQSKSAATEIASELRMARQLAMSRRERLRVRFDRVRQTITLERADAGGVLDIYRYAEKGIALDEPTGGSEVLFHPSGRSATATTIAIVDKEGKKIVLTVSLTGRVTLS; encoded by the coding sequence ATGCAACAGCTTCGGACGGCAAGAGACCGACTTGGAAGCAAGATGAAGACGCGTCAGCAATCACCGCCATTCGGAGGAACGCTGACAGAGTTGATGACAGTATTGGTCATTATCGGGATCCTCGTGGCCATTGCCATGCCAAGTTATAACAGGATGCTGATACGGATGCAGTCTAAGAGTGCGGCAACAGAGATCGCGAGTGAGTTGCGGATGGCAAGACAGCTTGCTATGTCGCGCCGAGAGCGCCTGCGCGTTCGGTTTGACAGGGTGCGACAAACTATCACGCTCGAGCGTGCGGATGCGGGAGGCGTGCTCGATATCTATCGCTATGCAGAGAAAGGCATTGCACTGGATGAGCCTACGGGTGGGTCGGAGGTGTTATTTCACCCCAGCGGACGTTCCGCCACGGCGACGACTATTGCCATCGTCGACAAAGAAGGAAAGAAAATCGTGCTCACCGTAAGTCTGACTGGACGAGTGACCCTGTCATGA
- a CDS encoding GspE/PulE family protein, with amino-acid sequence MEEVENGSEHLETVLLERCHLSKHDLGSALSDFYQCPYLPYDERTIVEAELFKTLNEEYLRKHLWLPIARRGQVLDVLTSDPNDSDKVWDIRRAFPGSTIRFNVGLRTDIEQFLSHAREHAQLSPLGTILNDLVHDIPVVQTADTSTGLIDENDSAIVRLANHVIAEADRIGASDVHIEPYSERKDTVVRFRVDGTCATAMKIPAVYRRALVSRIKIMADLDIAERRKPQDGKIRFKFARDREIELRVATLPTAGSNEDVVMRLLTAKEPMSLKGMDFASATLSSLIALSEKPHGLLLCVGPTGSGKTTTLHAILKHINTDERKIWTAEDPIEITQDGLRQVQVHQKIGLTFAAAMRAFLRADPDVIMIGEMRDKETADIAIEASLTGHLVLSTLHTNSAVETVIRLLDLGCDPFNFADAMLGVLAQRLCKRICAHCKEQYTPTREEWEELVQAAGPTDWPVHEKRSGENMRLSRGRGCENCNHSGFKGRVAIHEFLATSSPMKQLIQSRAPTGDLLHLARNGGMLTLLQDGIVKVIQGETTYGQVRTVATK; translated from the coding sequence TTGGAAGAGGTTGAAAACGGTTCCGAGCACCTTGAGACGGTCTTGTTGGAGCGCTGCCATTTATCCAAGCACGATCTAGGAAGTGCGCTCAGTGATTTTTATCAATGCCCCTATCTTCCGTATGACGAGCGGACGATCGTTGAAGCGGAGCTGTTCAAAACACTCAACGAGGAATACCTGAGAAAACACCTGTGGCTGCCGATTGCTCGCCGAGGCCAGGTTCTTGACGTTCTCACAAGCGACCCAAACGATTCGGACAAGGTCTGGGATATCCGCCGCGCATTCCCAGGTTCTACAATCCGGTTCAATGTAGGACTGAGAACCGATATCGAACAGTTTCTTTCTCATGCACGAGAACACGCACAACTTTCCCCGCTCGGAACCATCCTGAACGATTTGGTTCATGACATCCCCGTTGTTCAGACGGCGGACACTTCGACAGGTCTCATCGACGAAAATGACTCGGCCATAGTGCGGCTCGCCAACCACGTAATTGCCGAAGCCGATCGGATTGGCGCCTCAGACGTCCATATTGAGCCGTACTCAGAACGCAAGGACACGGTTGTCCGTTTTCGTGTCGACGGCACCTGTGCGACCGCGATGAAAATCCCCGCAGTCTATCGGCGAGCCCTGGTGTCACGAATAAAAATTATGGCTGATCTCGATATTGCCGAGCGCCGCAAGCCACAGGATGGAAAGATCAGATTCAAGTTCGCGAGAGATCGAGAAATTGAATTGCGGGTGGCCACGCTGCCGACCGCCGGGTCCAACGAAGATGTCGTCATGCGACTTCTCACGGCAAAAGAGCCGATGTCATTGAAGGGGATGGACTTCGCATCCGCAACCCTGAGCTCTCTCATTGCGCTTTCAGAAAAACCTCATGGCCTTCTCCTGTGCGTCGGCCCTACCGGGTCGGGAAAGACGACAACGTTGCATGCCATTCTTAAGCACATCAATACGGATGAGCGAAAAATATGGACTGCAGAGGACCCTATTGAAATCACCCAAGACGGTTTACGACAGGTGCAAGTCCATCAGAAAATTGGTCTGACGTTCGCTGCGGCGATGAGAGCGTTTTTGCGAGCGGACCCGGACGTGATTATGATCGGTGAAATGCGGGACAAGGAAACTGCTGATATTGCCATTGAAGCCTCTTTGACCGGGCATCTCGTCCTCAGCACGTTGCATACCAACAGTGCGGTCGAAACGGTTATCAGACTTCTCGATCTGGGATGTGATCCCTTCAATTTTGCCGATGCAATGTTGGGTGTGCTTGCACAACGTCTTTGCAAAAGAATTTGTGCTCATTGCAAGGAGCAGTACACTCCTACCCGAGAGGAGTGGGAGGAGTTAGTCCAGGCAGCAGGACCAACGGATTGGCCAGTTCACGAAAAGAGAAGCGGGGAAAACATGCGGTTATCTCGCGGTCGAGGTTGCGAAAATTGCAACCATTCAGGATTCAAGGGTCGAGTCGCGATTCACGAGTTTCTCGCTACCTCATCTCCGATGAAGCAACTTATCCAATCCAGAGCTCCTACGGGTGACTTGCTTCATCTGGCCAGGAATGGCGGCATGCTGACATTACTTCAGGATGGGATTGTGAAAGTGATTCAGGGTGAAACAACATACGGT
- a CDS encoding PilW family protein: MNEGNASVPGQRFPQSGETGTSLLELLLAMVAGLIVIGSMMQALVFFQRQFSHQQSMSAQQQDLRLALEVLEQELHMAEPTGFSITHTNEVEFSANIHGLRTTVATPVSVGQTTISVVDGRGWAERKPILACWQDQCQAMTLAQNGQMNLLIVTQPVLKPIPAGAWVSVVNRIRYYTKRDDNGVPRLLRQIDGGASVLVGDIQDVRFSYWNEKGQMAAQSGSIRRVVVSVTLPRGAFETVREIALRL, translated from the coding sequence ATGAACGAGGGTAACGCCAGTGTCCCAGGGCAGCGGTTTCCTCAATCCGGAGAAACCGGGACCAGCCTGCTGGAGTTATTGCTCGCGATGGTCGCCGGCTTGATTGTGATTGGGAGCATGATGCAGGCCCTAGTGTTCTTTCAAAGACAGTTTTCACATCAGCAATCGATGTCAGCACAGCAACAGGATTTGCGGTTGGCATTGGAAGTGTTGGAACAGGAACTTCATATGGCAGAACCAACTGGCTTCTCGATCACCCACACCAATGAGGTTGAATTCTCGGCTAACATTCATGGCCTTAGAACGACAGTCGCGACGCCGGTCTCTGTAGGACAGACGACCATATCTGTGGTTGACGGCAGAGGATGGGCTGAACGCAAGCCCATTCTCGCCTGCTGGCAGGATCAATGTCAGGCGATGACGTTGGCTCAGAATGGTCAAATGAACCTGCTGATCGTAACGCAGCCGGTTCTGAAACCCATTCCGGCCGGAGCTTGGGTCTCGGTCGTGAATCGCATTCGTTACTATACCAAGCGGGACGACAACGGCGTGCCGAGATTGCTTCGTCAGATAGACGGTGGAGCGAGTGTTCTGGTTGGAGATATTCAGGATGTGCGATTTTCCTACTGGAATGAGAAGGGTCAGATGGCTGCTCAGAGTGGATCGATCCGAAGGGTCGTGGTGAGCGTAACACTCCCGCGCGGCGCTTTCGAGACTGTTCGGGAAATTGCTCTTCGACTCTAA